GGCGCAGATCGCGAAGACGGCGAAACCGACGGCCGTCGTCGCCAGGACGCGCCGGCGCGCGGGCGCGGCGGCCGTGGCCAGCCGCCACAGGCAGCAGAGCAGGAAGTGGAGCGCGAACGCGTAGAAGCCATAGGGCTTGGCCAGGTAGCCCAGGGCCCCGAGCAGTCCCGCGACCGGCGCGTCCGCGCGCTGCGATCCGAAGCCGGGACGGTGGACCAGGGCCAGGTAGTGCAGCCACAGGCCGAGGAAGAGCAGGTCGGGGGTCACCGCGACGGTGGCGCCGACGGCCAGGGCGGGGGTCAGGGCCAGCAGCAGCGCGACGGTCGCGCCGCGGCCGAGGCCGGCCGTCGCCGCCAGCCGCCTCGCGCCCCAGAGCGCGAGCAGGCCCGACGCCAGGCCGACGAGGCGCGCGGCGACCAGGGGCGCCGCACCGGCGGCCAACGCCGGGACCATCAGCCAGGACAGCAGCGGGCCCCAGTAGCCGTTGACGGCGTCGGTCGTGCGGCCGGCGAGCACGTGTTGGGCCACCGACAGGTAGGAGATCCCGTCCGGGTTGATCCGCTGCTGGAAACGGATCGCCAGCCAGACGCCCAGGACCAGGAAGGCGGCCGCGACCAGGAGGGCCGCGCCGTCAGGACGACTTTTCCTCATGGTATTCTTCCTCGACGTTGACGTCCCAGATGGCGGCCTTGTCCGTGACCCCGCTGCGGATGTCGTCGACGGCCATCATCGCCGTCATCATGGAGTGATCCTGGTTGTTGTAGCGGTGCATGCCGTTGCGGCCGACCAGGTAGAGGTTGGCCAAGGTGTCGGTGTAGTCGCGGATCTCCTGGAACCGGTCGTAGGTGCCGAAGTAGGCCGGGTAGGTCTTGGGCACGCGGATCACGACGCGGTCGCGCACGTCGGCCCGGTCGATGATGCCGATCTTCGCGAGCTCGCCCTCGGCGAACCCGGCGAAGGTCGCGTCGTCCATGCTCCAGAGATCGTCGCCCTCGTTGCAGAAGTACTCCAGGCCGATCCAGACCAGATCGGGATCCGCGACCAGGTACGGGCTCCAGTTGTTGAAGACCTGGAGCCGGCCGAGGCGCACGTCGCGCTCCTGGATGTAGATCCAGTTGTCCGGGACGATGTCGTTGACCGTGGGCTGGCCCGTCTCGTTGCGGATCAGCAGACGGTCGAGCAGCAGGCCGACCGTGATGAAGTCGCGGTACTTCAGGCCGGCCGCCACCTCGCGCACGTTGGCGGGGACCTCGCCGCGCAGACCCGCGACGAGCTCCTGCACGGGCATCGTGGAGAAGACGTAGTCCGCCTCGTGCTCCTGGACCTCCCCGCTCGCCTCGTCCCAGATCAGCACCGCCGCGACGCGGCCGTCGTCGACGCGCATGCCGACGCACCGGCAGCCCAGGCGGATCTCGCCGCCGTGTTCGACGACCTGGCGCGCCACCTCCTCCCACATCTGCCCGGGCCCGAACTTGGGATAGAGGAACTGCTCGATCAGGCTGGTCTCGACGCCCTCCTGCCGCAGCGAACGGTTGCGGCCGCCGAGCCCGCGCAGGGCGTGCAGCAGGGCCTTGGTGATCGAGAGCCCCTTGATGCGCTGGGCGCCCCACTCGGGCTTGATGACGTCGCAGGGCACGCCCCAGACCTTCTCGGTGTAGTCCTTGAAGAACGTGGCGTAGAGCTCGCGGCCGAAGCGGTTGATGAAGAAGTCCTCGAGGGACTTCTCGGTGCGGATCGGCGCCAGGCGGGTCCACACGTAGCTGAAGCCGATGCGGACCATGCGCGGGATGCCGAGGTTGCGCACGGTCTGCACCGAGAGCGTGATGGGGTAGTTGAAGAACTTGCGCAGGTAGAAGATCCGCGAGAGGCGCGAGCGTGAGAGCATGACCGCGTCGGCGGTCTCCGGGTCGGGGGCCGGCGAGGTCACGGGCTCCGCGGAGCCGAGCGGCCGGCGCGTGCACGTGACGGCCAGGGGCACGTCCCGGCCCAGGCGGCGGTCGTCCCGGGAGGGCGCG
The DNA window shown above is from bacterium and carries:
- a CDS encoding NAD(P)/FAD-dependent oxidoreductase, whose product is MKRAIIIGAGPAGLTAAYELLDRTDVKPIVFEASREIGGISRTVRYKGNRIDIGGHRFFSKSGRVMDWWLNVMPQQGAPSRDDRRLGRDVPLAVTCTRRPLGSAEPVTSPAPDPETADAVMLSRSRLSRIFYLRKFFNYPITLSVQTVRNLGIPRMVRIGFSYVWTRLAPIRTEKSLEDFFINRFGRELYATFFKDYTEKVWGVPCDVIKPEWGAQRIKGLSITKALLHALRGLGGRNRSLRQEGVETSLIEQFLYPKFGPGQMWEEVARQVVEHGGEIRLGCRCVGMRVDDGRVAAVLIWDEASGEVQEHEADYVFSTMPVQELVAGLRGEVPANVREVAAGLKYRDFITVGLLLDRLLIRNETGQPTVNDIVPDNWIYIQERDVRLGRLQVFNNWSPYLVADPDLVWIGLEYFCNEGDDLWSMDDATFAGFAEGELAKIGIIDRADVRDRVVIRVPKTYPAYFGTYDRFQEIRDYTDTLANLYLVGRNGMHRYNNQDHSMMTAMMAVDDIRSGVTDKAAIWDVNVEEEYHEEKSS